In Winkia neuii, a genomic segment contains:
- a CDS encoding glycine--tRNA ligase produces MASRLDSVISLAKRRGFVFPCGEIYGGTRSAWDYGPLGVELKENIKKAWWGRIVRGRDDVAGLDSSVILPRQVWEASGHVKAFTDPLIECQACHKRLREDQLIEEYAEKKGISEDEVDISALACPNCGNRGKWTEPKAFSGLLKTYLGPVDDESGLHYLRPETAQGIFVNFANVMSSARKKPPFGIAQIGKSFRNEITPGNFIFRTREFEQMELEFFVAPGTDEEWHQYWIDERMSWYTDLGISKENLRLYEHPKEKLSHYSKRTVDIEFAFGFQNSKWGELEGIANRTDYDLSTHAKASGTKLDYYDQANNERWTPYVIEPSAGLTRSLMAFLVEAYTEDEAPNTKGGVDKRTVLRLDPRLAPVKAAVLPLSRKPQLGEPARALAKELRTIWNVDFDDAGAVGRRYRRQDEIGTPYCITYDFDSLEDGQVTVRDRDTMAQDRIAIDQVKNYLLDKIGIC; encoded by the coding sequence GTGGCATCTCGCCTAGATTCAGTAATCTCTTTAGCGAAACGACGCGGGTTCGTCTTCCCGTGCGGTGAAATATACGGCGGCACCCGCTCCGCCTGGGACTACGGTCCGCTCGGGGTAGAGCTAAAAGAAAACATCAAGAAGGCCTGGTGGGGCCGTATTGTTCGCGGCCGTGACGACGTTGCCGGCCTCGACTCCTCTGTAATCCTGCCGCGGCAGGTCTGGGAAGCTTCTGGGCATGTCAAGGCATTTACCGATCCGCTAATTGAATGCCAGGCTTGTCATAAGAGGCTCCGCGAAGATCAGCTCATCGAAGAATACGCCGAGAAGAAGGGCATCAGCGAAGACGAGGTAGACATTTCCGCCCTAGCTTGCCCGAACTGCGGCAACCGCGGCAAATGGACTGAGCCGAAAGCATTTTCGGGCCTACTTAAGACTTACCTGGGCCCGGTCGACGACGAATCCGGCCTGCACTACCTACGCCCCGAAACGGCACAGGGGATCTTTGTAAACTTCGCGAATGTCATGTCTTCTGCCCGTAAGAAGCCCCCGTTCGGCATCGCCCAGATCGGAAAGTCCTTCCGAAACGAGATTACCCCCGGTAACTTCATCTTCCGCACCCGCGAATTCGAACAGATGGAACTGGAATTCTTTGTGGCCCCGGGAACTGACGAAGAATGGCACCAGTACTGGATCGACGAGCGCATGTCCTGGTACACCGACCTCGGCATCTCTAAAGAGAACCTGCGCCTGTACGAGCACCCGAAGGAAAAGCTTTCTCACTACTCCAAGCGCACTGTAGATATCGAGTTCGCATTCGGATTCCAGAACTCGAAGTGGGGCGAACTGGAAGGTATCGCAAACCGTACTGACTATGACCTGTCTACCCACGCGAAGGCTTCAGGTACGAAACTCGACTACTACGACCAGGCTAACAACGAGCGGTGGACACCGTACGTAATCGAGCCGTCAGCAGGACTGACCCGTTCTCTCATGGCATTCCTCGTTGAGGCTTACACCGAGGACGAAGCTCCTAACACTAAGGGCGGCGTAGATAAGCGCACCGTGCTGCGTCTTGACCCGCGCCTGGCTCCCGTCAAGGCAGCAGTTCTTCCGCTGTCTCGCAAGCCACAGCTGGGGGAGCCTGCTCGCGCCCTCGCCAAGGAACTGCGCACCATTTGGAACGTGGACTTTGACGATGCAGGTGCCGTCGGACGCCGGTACCGCAGGCAGGACGAGATTGGTACGCCGTACTGCATCACCTACGATTTCGACTCGCTCGAAGATGGGCAGGTCACCGTGCGTGACCGTGACACCATGGCCCAAGACCGCATAGCGATCGACCAGGTGAAGAACTACCTGCTCGACAAAATCGGGATTTGCTAA
- the dusB gene encoding tRNA dihydrouridine synthase DusB: MLSSVRIGPLALGVPMMLAPMAGVTDVPFRRLCRNFAEEALHDMGQDLTARPGWAPAGLYVTEMITARALVEGNSRTLDMITPDPTDPVRSVQFYGVDPVTTAAAAARAVAMGAAEHIDLNFGCPVPKVTRKGGGSALPWKLGLLQDILQRTRKALDKEAGPDRIPLTVKMRTGIDADHQTIFDAAKIAQDAGCASVTLHARSTAEYYSGSAHWDMIAKLKSAMDIPVFGNGDVFSGDDALQMMTQTGCDGVVVGRGAQGRPWIFADIAYCLSGSKKRLAPSLEQVAQTLLKHAQLMVEWNHNEDRAMREMRKHVGWYLRGFAVGGEERRKLNLVGSVAELEDLLGELDLDQPYPAAAKGARGRKGRPRQPHLPEGWLSSRELSAGQLEMVAAAEARVADGG; the protein is encoded by the coding sequence TTGCTAAGTTCAGTTAGGATCGGTCCGCTCGCCCTCGGGGTACCAATGATGTTGGCCCCGATGGCGGGCGTTACCGACGTGCCGTTTCGGCGACTGTGCCGTAATTTCGCGGAGGAAGCTCTGCATGACATGGGGCAGGATCTGACTGCCCGGCCGGGCTGGGCCCCAGCTGGGCTATATGTCACCGAAATGATTACTGCTCGAGCGCTGGTCGAGGGAAACTCCCGTACCTTGGACATGATCACCCCTGATCCCACCGATCCGGTCAGGTCAGTCCAGTTTTATGGGGTGGACCCTGTCACCACCGCGGCTGCTGCCGCGCGCGCAGTGGCAATGGGGGCGGCTGAGCATATTGATCTGAACTTTGGTTGCCCGGTACCTAAGGTTACTCGGAAGGGCGGCGGGAGTGCCCTCCCGTGGAAGCTAGGTCTACTGCAGGATATTCTGCAGCGCACTCGTAAGGCTTTAGATAAAGAGGCGGGGCCGGATAGGATCCCCCTAACCGTAAAGATGCGCACCGGGATAGATGCCGACCACCAGACCATCTTTGATGCTGCAAAGATAGCCCAAGATGCCGGCTGTGCCTCGGTAACACTACATGCACGATCTACCGCTGAATACTATTCGGGCAGTGCCCACTGGGACATGATCGCTAAGCTAAAGAGCGCGATGGACATACCCGTGTTCGGCAATGGCGACGTTTTCAGCGGTGACGATGCTCTGCAGATGATGACTCAAACTGGCTGCGACGGCGTCGTAGTCGGGCGGGGAGCCCAGGGCCGACCGTGGATATTCGCCGATATCGCCTATTGTCTTTCCGGAAGCAAAAAACGGCTAGCTCCTTCCCTGGAACAGGTAGCGCAGACTCTGCTAAAGCATGCGCAGCTAATGGTGGAATGGAATCACAACGAAGACCGAGCAATGCGCGAGATGCGGAAGCATGTTGGATGGTATTTGCGCGGTTTTGCTGTTGGTGGGGAAGAACGTCGCAAGCTCAATCTCGTGGGAAGCGTAGCCGAACTGGAGGACCTTCTTGGCGAACTAGATCTGGATCAGCCGTACCCAGCTGCTGCGAAGGGCGCCAGGGGCAGGAAAGGTAGGCCTAGGCAGCCCCATCTGCCGGAAGGGTGGCTCTCGTCCAGGGAATTGTCTGCCGGGCAGCTCGAAATGGTGGCTGCTGCCGAGGCACGGGTGGCCGACGGGGGCTAA
- a CDS encoding deoxyguanosinetriphosphate triphosphohydrolase — translation MKDEYEAATFPPAFTAYSQDDRLRYVPEAPKSQRRTEFERDRARILHSSALRRLSAKTQVMGPVNSDFARNRLTHSLEVAQVGRTLGRELGCDPDIVDAACLSHDIGHPPFGHNGERALDQVATECGGFEGNAQTFRILTRLEPKVADSEGNPAGVNLTRACLDAVLKYPWLKGQGTNQEKSLRKYCVYQDDAHYFAWAREGAPEGRRCIEAQIMDLSDDIAYSVHDVEDAIAMGKAKLPELACEQVQEKIFDCTRQWYGDKIQVDELADALDRLMRTDFWLREFDWTYSAEAALKDLTSELIGRFCGAAHDATRLAAGDGPLTRYDTDLVIPEQTLAEILVLKGIAVYYVMAPREMEPVYLDQRTTLFDLVDALYEGGPELLEVPFANSWRACNTDAEKLRVVIDQVASLTDISAYQWHGRICGMLSGI, via the coding sequence GTGAAGGACGAATACGAGGCAGCTACTTTCCCACCCGCTTTTACCGCTTACAGCCAAGATGATCGCCTACGGTACGTACCAGAGGCCCCTAAATCCCAGCGCAGAACCGAATTCGAACGGGACCGAGCGCGCATCCTGCACTCTTCCGCGCTCCGCCGCCTCTCTGCCAAAACGCAGGTAATGGGGCCGGTTAATTCGGACTTTGCTCGCAACCGTCTGACACATTCTTTGGAAGTAGCCCAGGTGGGCCGAACCCTCGGCAGAGAACTGGGGTGCGACCCTGACATTGTCGATGCTGCCTGCTTGTCTCATGACATAGGGCACCCACCCTTTGGGCACAATGGGGAACGCGCTCTCGATCAGGTTGCCACTGAATGCGGCGGATTTGAGGGCAATGCGCAAACATTTCGCATTCTGACCCGGCTCGAGCCGAAGGTAGCCGATAGTGAGGGAAACCCGGCAGGAGTAAATCTGACTCGCGCCTGCCTTGACGCAGTGCTGAAGTATCCGTGGCTGAAAGGCCAGGGGACTAACCAAGAAAAATCCCTGCGTAAGTACTGCGTCTATCAGGATGATGCGCACTACTTCGCCTGGGCTCGAGAGGGCGCGCCAGAGGGACGCCGGTGTATAGAAGCCCAGATCATGGATCTATCGGACGACATTGCCTACTCTGTTCACGACGTTGAGGACGCGATCGCAATGGGCAAGGCTAAGCTTCCGGAACTGGCATGCGAACAGGTGCAGGAAAAAATATTCGACTGCACTCGGCAGTGGTACGGAGACAAGATCCAGGTTGATGAGCTAGCCGATGCCCTCGACAGGCTGATGAGGACCGACTTCTGGCTGCGGGAATTCGACTGGACATACAGCGCAGAGGCAGCTTTGAAGGATCTTACCTCGGAACTTATCGGGCGTTTTTGCGGGGCAGCCCACGACGCAACCAGGTTGGCAGCAGGAGATGGGCCCCTAACCCGCTATGACACGGATCTGGTGATCCCTGAACAAACCTTGGCTGAGATTCTGGTGCTGAAAGGAATTGCGGTCTACTACGTAATGGCTCCTCGCGAAATGGAACCGGTATACCTTGACCAGCGCACAACACTCTTTGATCTGGTCGATGCGCTTTACGAGGGCGGTCCTGAGCTTCTTGAGGTACCCTTCGCTAACTCTTGGCGCGCTTGCAATACCGATGCAGAAAAACTGCGAGTGGTAATAGATCAGGTAGCTTCTTTGACAGACATATCTGCTTACCAATGGCATGGTCGCATCTGCGGAATGCTCTCTGGTATCTAA
- the dnaG gene encoding DNA primase yields MAGLIKREDIDAVREATRIDEVVSDHVTLRPAGIDSMKGLCPFHDERTPSFHVRPQMGLWHCFGCGEGGDVISFVQNINHISFTEAVEYLAAKAGITLHYEDGASGPSREETSMRSRILDANRVAEEFFVSQLSTKQARVGRNFLASRGFGPEVAAHFGVGYAPASWDELLRVLRSNGFTEAQIQASGLASQGSRGLYDRFRGRLIWPIRDLTGATVGFGARRLGDDDKGPKYLNTPETAVYKKSQVLYGIDLAKKQIAASRKLVVVEGYTDVMAAHLAGVEQAVATCGTAFGSEHVRIARRLIGDSADPAAGVILSSGKARGGEVVFTFDGDAAGQKAALRAFREDQNFASQTFVAVEPNGLDPCDLRMAKGDQAVRALVESREPLFAFVIRSVLASLDLNTAEGRVAGLRAAAPVVSQIKDRALRREYARELSGWLGMDSAEVMQAVRHSSSYRPANRPGVQMAGAGRPAAPPAVPPADPVTRLERQCLEVVLQRPADAIGAGFDQLDGEAFLAPSHKAIHDAIRAAGGLAAFAKASSLTPPSDEAGQRAAQTKWLESVLEEGGEFIAPLVRQLAVTPLAQDDPGRMRSYVQGIVKALVGMSLTRSAGVLRSQLGRLKPNDPSYSEVFSQLMEIEKKKRALRS; encoded by the coding sequence GTGGCAGGATTAATCAAACGTGAGGATATAGATGCGGTGCGCGAGGCCACCCGCATCGACGAGGTCGTCTCCGACCATGTAACTTTACGCCCCGCCGGAATTGACTCAATGAAGGGACTCTGTCCGTTCCACGACGAACGTACCCCTTCCTTCCACGTTCGCCCTCAGATGGGTCTGTGGCACTGTTTCGGATGTGGCGAGGGCGGTGACGTAATCTCGTTTGTTCAGAACATCAACCACATTTCTTTTACCGAGGCCGTCGAATACCTAGCCGCAAAAGCAGGCATAACTCTCCATTACGAGGACGGCGCCTCAGGGCCTTCGCGCGAAGAAACGTCGATGCGCTCGCGGATATTGGACGCCAACCGGGTGGCTGAAGAATTCTTCGTCTCTCAGCTTTCTACGAAGCAGGCTAGGGTCGGACGCAATTTTTTGGCATCGCGTGGCTTCGGTCCAGAGGTGGCTGCCCATTTTGGGGTGGGCTATGCCCCCGCCTCTTGGGATGAGCTACTTCGAGTGCTCCGCTCGAATGGGTTTACAGAAGCCCAGATTCAAGCATCGGGACTTGCTTCGCAAGGCTCGCGCGGGCTCTATGACCGGTTTCGTGGCCGCTTGATCTGGCCTATTCGGGATTTGACCGGGGCCACGGTGGGCTTTGGGGCACGTCGTCTAGGGGACGACGACAAGGGGCCGAAGTACCTGAACACTCCTGAAACGGCGGTCTACAAGAAATCTCAGGTTCTCTACGGCATCGATCTTGCAAAAAAGCAGATTGCTGCTTCGCGCAAGTTGGTTGTGGTTGAGGGGTACACGGATGTGATGGCCGCGCACTTGGCGGGTGTAGAGCAGGCAGTAGCAACTTGCGGTACGGCTTTTGGGTCTGAGCATGTGCGTATCGCGCGTCGCCTTATAGGCGACTCGGCTGATCCGGCTGCAGGAGTGATTCTTTCTTCGGGGAAGGCTCGCGGCGGGGAAGTGGTCTTTACCTTCGATGGGGATGCTGCTGGGCAGAAGGCCGCGTTGCGCGCATTCCGCGAAGATCAGAACTTTGCCTCGCAAACGTTCGTTGCCGTCGAGCCGAATGGGCTAGATCCATGTGATTTGAGGATGGCCAAGGGCGACCAAGCAGTTAGGGCCCTAGTGGAGTCGCGCGAACCGCTGTTTGCCTTTGTGATCCGGTCGGTACTTGCCTCGTTGGATTTGAATACGGCAGAGGGGCGGGTAGCCGGGTTGCGGGCTGCGGCCCCCGTTGTTTCCCAGATAAAGGATCGGGCTCTAAGACGGGAGTATGCGCGTGAGCTATCTGGCTGGCTAGGAATGGACTCGGCGGAAGTAATGCAGGCTGTGAGGCATTCGTCGTCTTATCGCCCCGCGAATCGTCCGGGAGTGCAGATGGCTGGTGCTGGTAGGCCGGCGGCGCCACCGGCAGTGCCTCCTGCTGACCCGGTTACCAGGCTAGAAAGGCAGTGCCTGGAGGTTGTATTGCAACGACCTGCGGATGCTATTGGCGCCGGCTTCGACCAATTGGATGGAGAGGCTTTTTTGGCTCCTTCTCACAAGGCGATTCACGATGCCATCCGGGCCGCTGGAGGGCTGGCGGCCTTTGCCAAGGCTTCATCTCTCACCCCACCTTCTGATGAGGCGGGACAGCGGGCAGCGCAAACTAAATGGCTCGAATCCGTTCTTGAAGAGGGCGGGGAATTCATAGCCCCGCTAGTGCGGCAGTTAGCAGTAACTCCGCTAGCGCAAGATGATCCGGGCAGAATGCGTTCCTACGTGCAGGGGATCGTAAAAGCACTCGTTGGCATGTCGCTGACCCGTAGCGCTGGAGTGCTTCGATCTCAGCTCGGAAGACTGAAACCGAATGATCCTAGCTATTCTGAGGTATTCAGTCAGCTTATGGAAATCGAGAAGAAAAAGAGAGCTTTGCGCTCGTAG
- the lepB gene encoding signal peptidase I produces the protein MGKHIEGEEAAAAKPKHPFLSSVKEFLLIVVVAILLSVGLNTFVAQPFRIPSSSMENTLLIGDQVLVTKINKELKRGDVAVFEDSQGWLNGQDVPESFSDQLRRLAFKAVGKNEEPKQYLIKRVIGIGGDRVKCCTADGKITVNGKAITEPYLKPGSHPSLLSFDVKVPANSYWMMGDNRDNSGDSRLHMSGPLSGAIAQEDIVGPAKRIMWPVGRWGSLGAQDVFESVK, from the coding sequence ATGGGTAAGCACATTGAGGGTGAAGAAGCAGCTGCTGCCAAGCCGAAGCACCCGTTTCTTTCTTCGGTAAAAGAGTTTCTTCTAATCGTGGTGGTGGCGATTCTGCTCTCGGTGGGGCTAAATACCTTTGTTGCGCAGCCATTTCGGATCCCGTCCTCGTCCATGGAAAACACATTGCTAATAGGCGATCAGGTGTTGGTTACAAAGATCAACAAAGAGCTAAAACGAGGCGATGTTGCTGTTTTCGAAGATTCGCAGGGGTGGCTAAACGGTCAGGATGTTCCGGAGTCTTTTTCAGATCAGCTCCGCCGGCTTGCTTTCAAAGCAGTAGGTAAGAACGAGGAGCCTAAGCAGTACCTGATAAAGCGAGTCATTGGCATAGGCGGTGACCGGGTTAAGTGTTGTACTGCAGACGGGAAGATTACTGTCAACGGCAAGGCAATAACTGAACCCTATCTAAAGCCCGGTTCACATCCGTCCTTGCTTTCATTTGATGTGAAAGTCCCTGCAAATTCCTACTGGATGATGGGTGACAACCGCGATAACTCTGGAGATTCCAGACTGCATATGTCAGGTCCACTGTCGGGGGCTATTGCGCAAGAAGACATCGTAGGTCCCGCTAAGAGGATCATGTGGCCAGTAGGTCGGTGGGGGTCCTTGGGGGCGCAAGATGTGTTCGAGTCGGTGAAATGA
- a CDS encoding ribonuclease HII has product MIQPDRTTEVALAKKYGTVAAMDEVGRGAIAGPVGVGCVLVKELMGPVPEGLADSKMLRPKARAGLVNAITSWAVEYGLGYASNSEIDRWGIVAALRLAGRRALAKVSKADVVLLDGSHNWLSIPSPDLLTPVDHPDLDTSLPEVPPVITQVKADANCCAVAAASVLIKVDRDRYMESLPDPGYSWASNKGYASAAHKAGLAELGVSSFHRRSWHLPGISEDHLK; this is encoded by the coding sequence ATGATCCAGCCAGATCGGACTACCGAGGTCGCCCTCGCTAAGAAGTACGGGACTGTTGCGGCTATGGACGAGGTCGGCCGCGGGGCCATAGCAGGTCCGGTTGGCGTCGGATGTGTCCTAGTGAAAGAGCTCATGGGACCTGTCCCCGAGGGACTTGCTGATTCAAAGATGCTTCGCCCTAAAGCGCGCGCCGGCCTTGTTAACGCAATAACGAGCTGGGCTGTCGAGTATGGGCTGGGCTATGCTTCGAATTCCGAGATTGACCGGTGGGGAATCGTTGCCGCACTGCGCTTAGCTGGGCGGCGGGCCTTGGCGAAGGTGTCGAAGGCGGATGTAGTGCTTTTGGATGGGTCCCACAACTGGCTTTCTATACCTTCTCCCGACCTGCTTACGCCCGTCGACCATCCTGACTTAGATACGTCGCTGCCAGAGGTGCCGCCGGTCATTACCCAGGTCAAAGCGGATGCTAACTGTTGCGCTGTCGCTGCTGCTTCGGTGCTAATAAAAGTTGACCGTGACCGGTATATGGAATCATTGCCTGACCCTGGTTATAGCTGGGCATCGAATAAGGGATACGCCTCAGCTGCCCATAAGGCTGGTCTGGCAGAACTGGGCGTCTCTTCGTTCCATAGACGCTCCTGGCATCTTCCAGGAATTTCGGAAGATCATCTGAAATAA
- a CDS encoding DUF2469 domain-containing protein, translating to MSAEDLESYENNLELELFREYRDVVGLFSYVVETERRFYLANGVDVQARTAGTDVFFELTLTDAWVWDIYRTSRFVKSVRVITYKDVNVEELNKPELNL from the coding sequence GTGAGTGCTGAAGACCTAGAGAGCTACGAGAACAATTTAGAGCTAGAGCTTTTTCGCGAATATCGCGATGTTGTGGGCCTTTTCTCGTATGTCGTCGAGACTGAACGTCGCTTTTACTTGGCTAATGGAGTGGACGTACAAGCGCGCACCGCGGGAACTGACGTTTTTTTTGAGCTAACTCTGACAGATGCTTGGGTTTGGGATATCTACAGGACGTCAAGATTCGTAAAATCCGTTCGTGTCATTACTTATAAAGATGTGAATGTAGAAGAGCTGAATAAACCTGAACTCAACTTATAA
- a CDS encoding YraN family protein, with amino-acid sequence MSGEIGNAGESLACKVLTDAGLVILERNWRAGHLEADIVAFDPAAGTTVICEVKTRRSRVAGAPVEAVDHKKMVHLRALASEWIRRHGPTLMRIDVVGIDCVIPPRVTYIRGVQ; translated from the coding sequence ATGAGCGGTGAAATTGGAAATGCGGGGGAATCCCTAGCTTGCAAGGTCCTCACTGATGCGGGCTTAGTCATATTGGAACGCAACTGGCGCGCGGGGCACTTGGAGGCCGATATTGTTGCGTTCGATCCGGCTGCGGGAACAACTGTTATTTGCGAGGTAAAGACTCGTCGATCTCGTGTTGCCGGAGCCCCCGTCGAGGCCGTTGATCACAAAAAGATGGTACATCTGCGAGCGCTTGCTTCAGAATGGATTCGCCGCCATGGTCCAACGCTGATGCGGATTGATGTGGTTGGAATAGACTGCGTCATTCCTCCGAGGGTTACCTACATACGGGGCGTGCAATGA
- a CDS encoding YifB family Mg chelatase-like AAA ATPase produces MSNYTHTWSVVVLGATGHVVRVEAKRARSLPGFTVIGLPDSALREASHRVGAAISSGALPFPSGHLTVNLAPASLKKAGTGFDLAIAVAAIATASAKCRNIARECVYLGECGLDGTIHPVTGVLPGVIAAVEQGKPRVVVPIQNLEEASLVPGARPIGVRNFGDLANHLGIEPAREVVYPDSEPLAMPAKTSLDAIDMAEVYGQFEGRLALEVAAAGGHNIFFLGTPGSGKTMLAKRLPTIMPPLSEKEAIETTAIHSVAGTLDPSEGLIYAPPFIAPHHNASMAAMIGGGSGLARPGAISLAHNGVLFLDEAPEFAPSVLDALRQPIESGSLTIHRSLGAVTLPAKFQLIMAANPCPCGYAGDTSGRCVCTPYQRRRYLTRLSGPLLDRMDIHVDMAPPKPGTLAGPAPESSASIRPRIEAARQVQRERSGCLNAFLKGPVLRKFVSAKQNLKLDELVEQSVITMRGKDRILRVARTLADLAGRDNLEADDIAKAFILRTRNGGQNG; encoded by the coding sequence ATGAGCAATTACACGCACACCTGGTCAGTCGTAGTCTTAGGAGCTACTGGTCATGTAGTTAGGGTTGAGGCGAAGAGGGCACGTTCGCTACCAGGCTTTACAGTTATAGGTTTGCCCGATTCTGCTTTGCGGGAGGCCTCTCACAGGGTGGGGGCGGCTATCTCAAGTGGAGCTTTACCATTTCCGAGTGGGCATCTGACTGTAAATTTAGCACCGGCATCTTTAAAGAAGGCAGGAACTGGTTTCGATCTAGCGATTGCGGTGGCTGCTATTGCAACTGCAAGTGCAAAGTGCAGAAATATTGCGCGTGAGTGTGTGTATCTAGGTGAATGCGGTTTGGATGGAACTATACATCCAGTAACTGGCGTTCTCCCTGGAGTGATTGCGGCGGTAGAACAAGGTAAACCGAGGGTAGTGGTCCCAATCCAGAATCTGGAAGAGGCCTCTTTAGTACCCGGAGCTCGGCCAATTGGGGTGCGCAACTTTGGGGATCTAGCTAATCACCTCGGAATTGAACCGGCTCGCGAAGTCGTATATCCCGATTCTGAACCTTTAGCCATGCCTGCAAAAACTAGCTTAGATGCGATAGACATGGCCGAGGTGTATGGCCAATTTGAAGGGCGATTGGCTCTAGAGGTCGCCGCTGCCGGAGGACACAATATCTTCTTTCTCGGCACTCCGGGATCTGGCAAGACTATGTTGGCGAAACGGTTGCCAACGATAATGCCACCATTGTCGGAAAAAGAAGCAATCGAGACAACGGCTATTCATTCGGTAGCTGGCACGTTGGATCCTAGTGAAGGGTTGATATACGCGCCTCCTTTCATCGCGCCCCATCACAATGCATCTATGGCGGCAATGATTGGAGGTGGCAGTGGTCTTGCGCGTCCAGGCGCTATCTCTCTTGCTCACAATGGGGTGCTGTTTTTGGATGAGGCACCCGAATTTGCCCCGTCGGTATTAGACGCCTTGCGACAGCCAATTGAATCAGGATCGCTTACTATTCATCGCAGTCTTGGGGCAGTTACCCTTCCGGCAAAGTTCCAGTTGATAATGGCTGCTAATCCCTGCCCCTGCGGGTATGCCGGAGATACTTCTGGTAGGTGTGTATGTACTCCCTATCAACGCCGAAGATATCTAACTAGACTTTCTGGTCCGCTGCTAGACCGAATGGACATTCATGTTGATATGGCTCCACCAAAACCTGGCACTCTTGCAGGGCCGGCACCAGAGTCTTCCGCTAGTATCCGCCCCCGGATCGAAGCGGCAAGGCAGGTACAGCGCGAGCGTAGTGGCTGCCTAAACGCTTTCCTGAAGGGACCGGTGCTAAGGAAGTTTGTGAGTGCAAAGCAGAATCTAAAACTTGATGAATTAGTTGAGCAGTCGGTCATAACGATGCGTGGAAAGGACCGAATTCTGCGAGTAGCGCGAACTCTTGCAGATCTGGCGGGGCGTGACAATTTGGAGGCCGACGACATAGCCAAGGCCTTCATACTACGCACCAGGAACGGAGGACAAAATGGATGA
- the dprA gene encoding DNA-processing protein DprA, with the protein MDEREARLGWALVSEPADTVALSFATEVGVVQSYEWLLSSQKVPPISGKMGKLVSQRAEAWRARLNPSEVAGLLARWGTQGHRFLIPSDPEWPLTGRRLVEQAPFGLWFIGNEEILRGLDASAALVGARASTRYGDEVAAQLSHSLSAKGVTTISGGAYGIDAAVHRGALSAAGNTLTVQAGGLDRLYPQMNSQMFEQIKVNGGIISQIAPGRRPSRWRFLDRNRLIAALCPLTVVIEAASRSGALNTARHALELGRELGAVPGPITSEMSKGTNRLLQEGATCITDQNDIMEILGERESLSRPPSCGSLLDDLDERESRVLDAFPKVGSTTCEKLVVVSGIPPIEVSAALGTLEMAGRISRNGKSYRRMQ; encoded by the coding sequence ATGGATGAGCGCGAGGCAAGGCTAGGTTGGGCATTGGTTAGTGAACCAGCGGATACGGTAGCGCTCTCCTTCGCAACCGAGGTTGGTGTAGTGCAGTCATATGAATGGTTGCTCTCTAGTCAGAAGGTTCCGCCAATTTCGGGGAAGATGGGAAAGCTCGTTTCGCAGCGGGCAGAGGCCTGGCGGGCCCGGCTAAATCCAAGCGAGGTTGCGGGGCTCTTGGCTAGATGGGGAACTCAGGGGCATAGGTTCCTAATTCCTTCCGACCCAGAATGGCCTCTAACCGGCAGACGGTTGGTAGAACAGGCCCCCTTCGGCCTCTGGTTTATAGGAAACGAGGAGATTCTCCGAGGACTAGATGCTTCTGCTGCACTTGTGGGTGCCCGAGCATCTACCCGGTACGGAGACGAAGTAGCGGCTCAACTTTCACACTCACTGTCAGCAAAAGGAGTAACTACGATCTCTGGAGGGGCATACGGCATCGATGCCGCAGTACATAGAGGGGCTCTTTCTGCAGCAGGAAACACGCTTACAGTGCAAGCTGGAGGACTAGATCGGCTATACCCGCAGATGAACTCTCAGATGTTCGAACAGATAAAGGTAAACGGAGGAATAATCTCGCAAATCGCACCAGGACGACGGCCATCGCGATGGCGCTTTCTAGACAGAAACCGTCTTATTGCTGCTCTGTGCCCACTAACTGTCGTCATCGAAGCAGCGTCTCGTTCAGGAGCCCTAAATACTGCTCGCCATGCCCTTGAGCTAGGCAGAGAACTGGGGGCCGTTCCTGGGCCCATTACTTCCGAGATGTCTAAAGGTACTAATAGGTTGCTCCAGGAGGGCGCAACCTGTATCACCGATCAGAACGACATTATGGAAATACTGGGAGAACGGGAGAGCCTGTCGCGTCCTCCATCATGTGGCAGTCTTCTTGACGATCTTGACGAACGAGAATCCAGAGTTCTGGATGCTTTTCCGAAGGTAGGTTCTACAACCTGCGAAAAGCTGGTGGTTGTATCCGGGATCCCTCCAATTGAGGTAAGCGCTGCCCTCGGAACACTGGAGATGGCTGGCCGCATTAGTCGTAATGGGAAATCCTATAGGCGCATGCAGTAG